In Rutidosis leptorrhynchoides isolate AG116_Rl617_1_P2 chromosome 6, CSIRO_AGI_Rlap_v1, whole genome shotgun sequence, the DNA window TGTTGAGAAGCCTATGCCACCCATGAAACAGTCTTTTCCCAATAAGCATCTGAGTTCAAAAACACGTACAAAAGAAACTCAAAACTGTAATAAATGTGGGAAAAAGGGTCACTGTGCTGTTAACTGTCAACAGCGTTGGAAAACACCAAAAAGAAAATCTGACACTGAAAAGAAAACTACACACTATGCTTCTAGTTCCAGTTCCATAGGTACTTCAAGTAATAGTTCAAAAGGTTTTTATAAACCAAAGTCAAATTCTATTGCTAATTCATCCACAAGGGTACAGTCAGGTGTGAATAAAATTTTTCAAACGAATGACTATTATGAGAAATCTGTTGGTAAACGTACTATTTGGAAGCCTAAAACCGAGACAACGGTTGTTGATAAGTCCAATGATCCATCGGGATCAAAGGGTCAATGGATGGATGTGCAAGTTATTGGtgtcgatgggaaacccactgccattcgggcatgggtgtccatctcaaactaacttcttttcttgttgtgcaggtcgcctacgatccgagtagaaatacctggattgttgatagtggggcgtcccggcacatgacaggaaatatgtccttactttctaatgtcaaatcagtaaatggaggatctgtttcttttgcaggagatgaaggaggttttattaccgctcagggtgtgattgctaatgctaatgttagttttgataaagtgaattttgtgaagcagatgtcaaataatctgctgtcagtttcgcaagtagcagataaaaagcataaggttgcctttgatgatcaaagatgctacattttgaagaaagagtatgtaataccggaagagatgattcttatgacagctcccagaaataaagatttgtatattttggatatgtcaacagcccatgttaaagctgcaacaggtcatcaagctttcatatccaaagctacagaacaagaatcaatttcatggcacaagcgtatgggtcatttgagcttgagaaagatgaacaatcttgttcataataatatgattgagggagtaaatgttaagagttttcaaattcctgaaggatgtcttccgtgtaagaaagggaaacagactaaaaagtcacatgcaacaaagaaacatcattcaattgttgttcctctagagttgttacatatggatctctttggtccgattaatcgaacaagcatctctggagattcatattgtttggtagtgactgatgaatactcacgatactcttgggtagtgatgttaaagaagaagtctgacacgtttgacaatataaagttgttgtttttgaagctggaatctttgtacaagttaaaggttaggaagactcgaacagataatggtactgaattcaagaatcagcagatggagagtttctgcaatgagaaaggcattcaacaacagttcagtccagcttatactccgcaatcaaatggtgttgctgaaagacgtaacagaacgttaattgaaactgcgagaactatgttagccgactcaagtttaccggttaacttctggagtgaagctgtggctacagcatgttatacaatgaaccgattgttagtagtcaagagacatggaaagacttgctatgaattgctacataaaaggaagcctaacattaaacatttcgaaccctttggtgcaccgtattcaatcatgatacgagatactggaggaaaatttaatcctaaggctgttcctggtatatttcttggttatgggaatccaaacaaaagaTTTTTCAACAATGTATCTAAACGTGTTGAAGAACATTTCGAAGTAGATGTTCAAAGAAATGCTGCTATTCCTGCTGGGAAAGGTTTttcatggcagtttgattatgaaaatttgtttgattcttttggtcTTCCGTCTGTTGCTACTGATGATGAAGTTATTGCAAGATTACTGAATGAAATGCAGACGTCTCTATCACAAATGGTTCCAAAATCTCAAACGGCACCACAACATCACCCAGTGCCGCAACAACAACTTGTTCAAAATGATGAAGAATCCAGTGATTATCAAGATGATCCATCTTATGATGGATCTGATTCTGAAGAGGAGTCACAACCTATAGACAGTGGCGAAAGTGTTCATAATCTGCCACAAAATGTAGAAGTTCAGGAAGAACAACCAGAACCTGAAGGTGTTCGTAGATCATCACGAACAGTTGTCCTACCTCGACACTTAGATGATTTTATTGTTGATTCGAAAGGAGTTTCTGGAGCACCATCAAATGATGCCTCAACGTCTGAAAATCAGAAAGCTTCAACTGAGAATGTTATGCAAGCTTTCTATTCTTCACTAAATAGGTCAGGCAAACTCTTCTTACATGCATATTCATgctttgtgtgtcaaattgaaccaaattctgttgaggaagctcttctttatgatgattgggtaaatgccatgcaagaagagcttttgcaattcaagcatttaggagtatggaaactagtgactccgcctcatggttgcaaaccttatgggcttcgatgggtatggaagaataaaaaagacgagcaaggtattgtaattcgaaataaagctagattggttgtgaagggatatcagcagatccctgatatagattatgatgaagtatttgcaccagtggctagacttgaggcaattcgaatatttttggcattcgcatcttttaaaggcttcaaggtctatcaaatggatgtcaaaagcgcctttttgtacaggactctcaatgagaccgtgtttgttaaacaaccaccgggttttacagatccacactctccagaaaaggtatatcatctagaaaaagcactgtatgggcttcatcaagctccaagagcgtggtatggtacgttgtccaactatatgattgataatggttttagaagaggtgtcatcgatcagacacttttcatcaaagaaaagggcaagcatataatgctagtacaggtgtacgtggatgatattatctttggatctatagataagacgatggtggatgattttgaggaggtaatgcagaaacggttcaagatgagtttaatgggaactatcaaattcttccttggtattcaggttgtacaaacaaatcagggtatctttttacatcagacaaaatatgtatcagatattctgaaaagattcaaaatggaagatgagcgtcctgcaaggacgccgctatcggtgaatcacgggattacaccggataaggaaggtgataaggttgatcaaaccttatatagagccatcattggttcgttgatgtatctaacagcgtctcgccctgatatcatgttcgcagtttgtttatgtgctcactatcaagcaaatccgaatgtacatcatttgcttgtggtgaaaaagattatgcgttatttaaagcaaactccgaatttgggcctatggtatccctgtgataatgattttgtactgacggcttatagtgattccgactatggtggatgcaagaaagattttaagtcaacatcaggaggttgtcaattccttggaatcagactagttacatggcagtgcaagaagcagacagcagtggccttgtccacttgtgaagctgaatacattgctgcagcaagctgtgcatctcaggttgtgtggatacaacagcagcttcgtgactacggtttgcatatttctaacactcctatttttgttgataatactgctgccatagctgttacgaaaaatcctgtgaatcactctaagaccaaacacatagggattaaatatcattttattcgagactgttatgagaaaaggctaattgatgttatccaaattggcacaactacgcaaagggctgatcttttcacaaaagcttttgataaaccgcgttttgatttcttgttaactgagttaagtgtcaaaatattgtcagatgttgttcctgacgaagagaccaacgagtaacttcattttatgtgttctgcttgcatagctgtatatactgtgtggttatatttcttttctttctgattgtttctgtgtgtttaaaatccaaaaaccaaaaagattttagatttttagtattttagggggagtaatgaattgatctatataaaaatgggatacggacttaatcatagaatgagatgatcataatcacaatcatgtaaatatcttgataaggaactcatggaaaggtttacagcggttgagggtagtcacttaattaccacaggtgcatactttaaagaaaattgttgaggaaatcaacaaaaggtgagggtatcccctatcatgacgtataatctagaaacacatgatgtagaatatccccaagcaaattccaaattgctgcaccattgagtctcacgactaattgggatattcaagcgatcaataagcgttgaaaatgttctaattgactatgcataccgacttctatcaaactttaattcttgaatcgtacctaaactccaaaatagtaagtttatctcaataagagtgtctttcctgtgaacgggttgaaaagtgtggttctatattacagacagtccatgaatgaatgatttaagttaattgatacacaaatgaagaaaagagatcttcatcgcaaggaagtcaattcgagaactaaatcaaagtcaagactgcaatgtgttgtttaaaaaaaaaaggcacattgcatatcaagttattatatcatgaaaacaaaagtgaaatcatggaagacgaaaatatcaaggttaagataatgatgaaatcaagaagagaagtctttgcaagaatacaaatgagtgtgaagattaccaagaagaacttaaatcattcatacttcaacaaaatcattctattggacttattatcattgtctgtgatacgggactgtacccattaaggcctagacagcgaaagatgttttcagagagatattctgaatactcacttattaagaaagctacgtctttcatttcgtttcctccaataactttaataataaagaaggaatgagattgatagcagttggttgattgcacgattgatagaatattgaatatactatgagatccatcagaatcatatgaattgaaaagtatacgttacgatagaagctaatggctgacagggatattccaaaattactatgagaatcttcctgttcaattagacctatcgtatgtgcttgtggtaacggaaagcgtcaatagacttgtgctcaattgactacctaataaatcgtgcgatctcaaatgatgtCTAAGTCAATGATTgaatctaacatagcaatatgttaatgtaattaattaacttgatcatcaaaatgtctaagaGGAAACTCTGTAAATGTTTAATGAATCTAGAAACCATGTTAAAATCTTTTCTCTGTTATTGTTTgcttttacttgtgaaattttgtgTACATACTGTTGTCTGAATGTTAATTGAACATGTATACATTTTGATAATTTAGCTTCTTTAGGTTTATGACTTACAGAAACTGCTTcctgtaaataacatgttttatgccatacaatcttggatctttcttaaccttgatcattgactttctgacatgaattgtacttcatttgcattgttattgtgaaatgttttaaaatcctaaaaactacaaaaagatttttcagtgtgttgatatttattttgaaaaatacaaaaacattttatttgtttgcTTATGTGAATATGTGTATATTTCCTTGAAGTTACAAATAGTGTCTCGACGTCAAAAAGAAACGAACTACACATCTCAAATCATAAACTTGTTAAAGTCTTCAAAACGAAAATATTTTGCGTGTAAAATTAGCCAGTGGATGTGAATAGAGGGAATTATCGGGGGTTATGTATCGAAAAATAATTTTTTAATtaggaggagacagtcgaccgatttgtactataagtcggtcgacattgaacaaaaatcgaccgacttacttgcttgttACATATGTCGGACGTTTGTTACATATGTCGGTCGTTTGTCACGTGTATCGACCGATTGTCACATATGTCGGTCGACATAACACCAAAGTCGACCGATTGTCGAGCTGAGTATAAAAAGGCCTCAGACGGCCGATTTTCTTTATCTCGTGCGATTGTGTTGATTTACCAAAAATTCGAATTTTGCAAGGAAGAGTTTTTGATCGTGTTTTTCGTATACATCTTTGAATTGTGATTCCAGCGCCGTTATCCAATCTAGGTAATTCTTTTTAAATCGAAAGTTATTGAAGTTTTCGTGTTTACTTTTCTGTTTCGATTCAATGTGTGGTGTTTAGGACCTGTAATTGGTAATTGTTGAATAGATAATGTTAATCGGCCTCCTCTGTACATGTATTAGACTTTGATTGAgtcaaaacaccataaaatcgaagaATTTATGTTTAGATCTGTGTTTTGCTTCGTTTAATCAGTCGGCCGATTGTCCTTGATAATCGACCGACTTAGCGTATGTCGGCCGACTTTATAAGTCAATCGATTTACCTGTATGTCGATCGACTGTCCTTGAAAATCGACCGACTTACATTGTATGTCGACCGACTGTTGTTTcctgtattttttttaaatttttcgatttaacgcttttcgattattgtatatatatttgtatagcagaataaatggctcaactaggtagtccagtgaacgaagacgtacatgaggaagaggtgattctgtccaagaatcttccaggcctgacgacaagcgaaaatgccaatctagaggcatgtctaaacgaggaaggacctgaagcaaaggaaggcttcgttgatattatcaaattcttgaaaaggtccaggattcatactgcaataactctagaatgcaaggcatactactctcaccaacgagaattctggaacaatgcttctatcgtcactgaacaaggaagaaaggtgatacgaagcagcgttggtggtacaattgtaaagatctcggcacagacagttcgtgaagacttaagttttccagataatgattctatgccagtcacactgaatagaactaaggtccgaaggtgtctagtaagatgtggatactctggtgatccaatgaaaggagctgttaagagaactcgattctgtcatcaatacaaatacctaactttggtgttgttgagatgcatgagtccaatggtaggcggttttgatgagctgaatgagacttatagctcaatgtttgcagcactagttcttcatgcggacttcaacttctccgaagtaattttcagaagcatgttggtgaacgtgaaaaagaagagccacttaatgtttcctaggttcttgcaggtgatgattgaaaagcaagtgcaaggtttgaataaggtttgggaggatgagattaagctgaatcatctgaacgatttgactttcaatcgagtcaagcaaaagagaggtccggatgaaccattcaagagattggttggccacctcgcaaatgaaaactatgtatgtccaccaggtgctgcctgtcgtcatgagaacaatacgtctggtaatgaagatgatatcgtcgcagttggtgaagacgatcaagaggttaatcagccaccgccagttgttccaattgaacagatactggttgatgaagacgatgaaggagatgaccttgaccctgatcaattcgagctgagaaagcgaaaacaatctgagggtccttcggttacaacaaagccgaagcagaggcgcataagattcattaagaaggcaaaaaggactgagtcgtcctccgctactgaacagcgacaatcacagcaatcacaaccacaacgacaacctttagctgctgctactcaagaaacacgtgctgaaactgatacaggagttcatgctgctgcatccacgaccgctattacacaagatgctgcggtttctatattaagtgagaaggttgtcaatttggcttctgaatttgaaaagtttaaagaaaaagctgatgaacgagagagaagaaaggatgctgagattgccaaactgaccaagcaggttgaagatcaacaggttgaattgaagaagttacaaacTAAGTTTGATGCTCAGAATTTGCTGATTGTAAAGGCTGAGACTACAGCGAACAAGGCACTTTCGAAGGTGCTTGAGTGGGAAAATAATTTCGATATTGTGGCTGTTGATCTCAAGGAGGATATAGACTTTGGTAATTTTAACGATCAAGGCGAGGATGAGCTAGGTTTGGATATTTCTAAAGGCACAAGCGAGaacccactgtcagtaattcctctaaatattgattattctttacgtgattttttggcaaagtaggatcgtctgaatcactcagttgtatttgatgatttagaagaaggggagatcccgccggatctaagcgctgaggagcaggccgagctagtgcgtcaagagcaacaagcaagtacttcagctgacgcaactgctagctcatcttttgagaatcgttacgattctagtgatgattttgaggaaattgtcgtaagtaatgaaaacgacaaagattttgatgaagtaattattgaagatgaaccaataggtgattttccagagtacgaatgtaataacgataaagatctacctacatttcaagactacttcaaaatgaatgaagagcttttaaaccgtaaatgcgaagaaaaagaaaagaccgaagatttgcctccaaggtttttaccggtcaagataaataaagaaaagatagaagttctagaagctgagtggaagatcctgttgaggatcagaaaatattgtgagaagccagcgccggaacctgaatggatgaattacattaatagaccggcgaatcttttggctaaaggaaaaataattgcgtgggcctacattaaagagttgaatatatacgcaataaagaaggagtacggagtggattacatcaaacatggatacgagttcacgtctctaccgtactttgaatttatgcaggtggctaggctcaaaatgttatatagggattatgacggaattcctaatattgtctgcaagaagataagacactcgtacttgtcaaagaactttgagggattcggccctcaatttcccacgatcacttatcgaacaaacaagaaaacgggcgaacgaataaagattgtcaaatacaagccagtaaattatatgagaaaggttcctgtgatgaaaatgccgcagaactttagcccacgttttcgctggtggtactacgatgaacgctcagaggaggcagtcatcgttttggacaaattgaaggaagatgagacagactcgatacgggttttagatcccgtttggttgagaaattgctgtgaagctgacatcttcacattgtactacaatcggatgctgtacaggccagaaaatagagttcaagcacaacagtacattcgtgttgcaaaggtttgctatttgaacaatatggttacagatccgtacagagattgaagcagatcgaagacttatgaggaactaggtcttagggggagtttgttagtgcatattttgtaatccctagttccatgaactttaacgttttattcgatcatgttgtaacctgtaatattgttaaacgttgattgtcgatgtgttattttatatttgtaaacgtttaaatataattcgtaatattactcgacagtcggccgactgacatggtcagtcgaccgactgtcattcactgtcgaccgacataggaactgaggtatttaagcctaattaatcttcattaatttggTTAACAACTCAGCACATCACACACACACGAAAAACACTTCTtggtcgagtctctctcaatcttcatgtccaaataccacagaatgtcagtctaggcttcgtgtttatcaagatctagtcttggtttgacttgtacgaacccgaaaacccatagatattcgtttaagctctttctattgttattccgcctctagatcgtgttaggttgattctaagatcctctcaCTCAGCGTCTACAATACCCATGAGATGGATGAATCTAGTGCCATCACACACTGAGAGGCTATGACACTGATACCATTTGAAACGACCCTCAAAAGCGGACCGAAAAGATGCACGAGTCGCATGCCCGTCACATCCTTAGAGTCTATCTCTCCTCACAGCTAAAACGGTGAACCAATCAGATTTTTCTACGTAACTAAAAATCATGGTGAAGGATACAGTTAACCACTACTTTTAGCTTATAAGGGGCTCACAATATTATTCTCTAACTGATGTGGGACGAGGTGTTACAAAGTTCTTCCATGCTGATAAAGTTCCGAGTTCCTAGTTATTTATAAAAGTATacgttttttagaaaaaaaaaattaaaataaaatgagAGTGCATTAAGGATTCGTATCATAAACATAACTAACCATTAAGTCTTACAATTTCCAAAATGATTTCTATTTTGTAAAGGGATCATCGTAAATATAGTGATACAATAGTGTTTCACTATAGATAATATTTAAAGCAACCAATAGACTTATCATGAACATAAATACAAACTTATTTCTTGGTCAATGaaatgactaaattaaaatatcttGTTTTCTTCTTAGCCATGTTTCTGGTCACATGGTTCCCATACCTCTTGAATAGCTCGTCAATAATGGAACTCCCAAAATGATAGATCAATAACGGTTCCGAAAAAGCTCTAACCACTTTCGCTATGTTCTCCCCGTGTGTTTGGTTCGGCTCGGTTATGTCATTCGTATACGCATTATATGCGTCATTTGGATCCCAATTGAGTTCAAAAACATTCAAGTTATCAAGAGAAAAAGAACCCTCATATTGAATAGCATTCCAAACTTCACCTTCACATGGATAGTAAATTGGGACATTGAATGATTTAACATCCGATTCTCGAACTAGTCCCTAGGTGTATGTTAGAGCATAAACGGTTAGTCACAAACAAATAGAAGCTTAAAAAGAAATTTTCTTTGTTAAGATAAAGATATAATTGTATACCTCTTGGACCATGTCTACAAGTGATTGTGCAAGTAGCTCCCAAATATGACAACTATCATCATTTGATGGATTAGCGTTACGCCGACCAACAATTATCAAGACCATACATCCTCCACATACTACTTCCTCAGAGCGCATTTGAAGAAACTTTGCGAAGTCGGTATGAAATTGTTTTTCATACGATTGGAACACGTTGGGAGGACTTGTTTTCgcaatatatatatttagttgGTTATTTTCAAGGCCCTCCGGTACCTATCACATGTTGCACACTATACTTTAAATTACTATCAAAACTATATTTTATTACTCCATCTGTCCGTCTCAATTTTATTGTCCACTTAAAATCACATATATACACTAAAAACTTTACCTTATAAATTTCGTTTCATCTACTCATCTAGTTATGAAATTGGATATATAATTTGGGATAGAAATATTGAACATATGGACAAATAGAGTATTCGTTTATCTGACATAAAAGTTAGCATGGAATCAAACCTGAGAAAGCCAATGAAGACTATAAGAAGAGTGAACAAGGTGCAAACTTTTATCCGGAAAAAGTCTATCATAAAAGGAACCTGGAATAGCTGAAACAAAACAATTTCCGAAAATATCGCCCTTCTCCTTCTTAAGCATTGCGTAAAAATCCGGTAACAATTTGAATAGGTAATTGAAATCATTTCCAATTAGATCATTTAAGCATACTTGAAGTTGTGGCACTTTAGTGTTATTCGCTTTAGACACCTCAATAACTATATCAATTATGTTAGATATAACCAATAGTGTATTTTTGCTTGAGGAACAACCCAAATCTGCTACCTTAAAACATTGACCAAGCACCCCATCATGATTAGCAATATCTTTGATTGCATGCTTTAGAATGGGTAGCGTCTTCTTTATCACACGTTCCTGTAAACATATTTTACCATAAAGTTCAAGACATCGCTGCTACAGTGCTACTTGATTAATATGCTGCGACCGAAGATCTTGGCGGAAATAGTTAATCGAACAATAGTTTGTTTAGTGTTCAGTCTAAATAACTTAATATGATTCAGCGATTAATTACTCTGTTTTATAGCCTCAAGCGACCATGACACATGATAAGTTCAACGAATAATGGAGTATTTGATTTAATATTTGATATTAAAAAGAAAATATAGATCCAtccagtggcggatccaggaaattttttcaccgggggcaaaaaaaattcTAAACGTAGAGAtttttttggggcaaaatatggagattttggggcaaaatatagaggtttttgagcaaaatttagagatttttgggcaaaatactaaggttttggagcaaaatatgaaggtttggggacaaaatatgaagggtttggggcaaaaaaaaaaaattccaccgggtcaaaatcgaaaaaccgaaaaaatttacactaaaaattgcaaatccactgggggcgggcgACCCACTCTGACCCTTCAT includes these proteins:
- the LOC139854124 gene encoding probable jasmonic acid carboxyl methyltransferase 2 is translated as MCFSETDHYAYHQSFWEFYYRRAIQEKPIDQFQEEIDMETVNILHMNTGDGESSYASNSLLQRCLELYGKICLQERVIKKTLPILKHAIKDIANHDGVLGQCFKVADLGCSSSKNTLLVISNIIDIVIEVSKANNTKVPQLQVCLNDLIGNDFNYLFKLLPDFYAMLKKEKGDIFGNCFVSAIPGSFYDRLFPDKSLHLVHSSYSLHWLSQVPEGLENNQLNIYIAKTSPPNVFQSYEKQFHTDFAKFLQMRSEEVVCGGCMVLIIVGRRNANPSNDDSCHIWELLAQSLVDMVQEGLVRESDVKSFNVPIYYPCEGEVWNAIQYEGSFSLDNLNVFELNWDPNDAYNAYTNDITEPNQTHGENIAKVVRAFSEPLLIYHFGSSIIDELFKRYGNHVTRNMAKKKTRYFNLVISLTKK